In Limosilactobacillus sp. WILCCON 0051, a single window of DNA contains:
- a CDS encoding 2-keto-4-pentenoate hydratase, translating to MTEQQANLTANQEKFAQALYDAYKSGNPLLESEWEGVVNDDDTAYLVQDRVTALKDQPVGGYKVSLTSEETQKMFDSDSPLYGQQVEDHFLKSPAEVKLSDRMAALAEVELGFRAKEDLSPDDSLEDLMKKTTVCGTLEVPDSRFKDWFPNLSKYNVMSDCAVGGLVVYGEERDTDKVFATPEDAAKVHAELYFNGEKKDEGDSSEVLGNPLKSLQWLVAKLASQGKQFKKGQLVSSGTFVLPPKLAAGKWEAKFDHGFGTVELNVTD from the coding sequence ATGACTGAACAACAAGCAAACCTGACCGCAAACCAAGAAAAATTCGCTCAAGCACTGTATGATGCCTACAAGTCTGGCAACCCGCTGTTAGAATCTGAATGGGAAGGCGTCGTTAATGATGACGACACGGCCTACTTAGTTCAGGATCGCGTTACGGCTTTAAAGGATCAACCGGTTGGCGGCTACAAGGTTTCCTTGACCAGTGAGGAAACGCAAAAGATGTTTGACTCTGATTCGCCGCTGTATGGCCAGCAGGTAGAAGATCACTTCTTAAAGTCGCCAGCAGAAGTCAAGCTCAGTGATCGCATGGCTGCGCTGGCCGAAGTTGAGCTGGGCTTCCGAGCTAAAGAAGATCTGTCTCCAGACGATTCGCTTGAAGACCTGATGAAGAAGACGACGGTGTGCGGCACGCTTGAAGTTCCCGACTCACGCTTTAAGGACTGGTTCCCTAATCTGTCCAAGTACAACGTTATGTCTGACTGTGCCGTGGGCGGTCTGGTCGTCTATGGCGAAGAACGTGATACGGATAAGGTATTTGCTACGCCTGAAGATGCCGCCAAAGTTCACGCCGAGCTATATTTCAATGGTGAGAAGAAGGATGAAGGAGATTCCTCAGAAGTGCTGGGCAATCCGCTGAAGTCGCTGCAATGGCTGGTGGCTAAGCTGGCTTCACAAGGCAAGCAGTTTAAAAAGGGTCAGCTGGTATCTTCCGGAACGTTCGTCTTACCGCCAAAACTGGCTGCTGGCAAGTGGGAAGCTAAGTTTGATCATGGCTTTGGCACGGTTGAGCTGAACGTTACCGACTAG
- a CDS encoding glycoside hydrolase family 13 protein, with protein sequence MNFAGVYHRPESEMAYLYTKDIMHIRLKTAKDDIAGVSLLHGDPYSLRSRPDLPKFYTQPTPMKKIHTDELFDYWQLAVTEPKKRLAYAFELIDQSNNCFIYSDQGFIQPTDQRKLNDANTYFRMPYFQDIDAFHAPKWVEQTVWYQIFPERFANGDSTNDPQDTKPWNPNEHPRRQDFYGGDLQGVINHLDYLKQLGVNGLYFNPIFKAPSNHKYDTQDYYQIDPHFGDAKLFKKLVEQAHQRGIRVMLDAVFNHIGDQSPMWQDVLKNGQDSKYADWFHINRFPVTYTPTDNFEFAKDATYDTFDYTPHMPKLNTANPKVQDWLLDIAGYWVREFDIDAWRLDVANEIDHHFWRRFHNEMLTLKDDFYILGEIWHSAQPWLNGDEFTGVMNYDYTGAIINHFIKHELSSQGLVDRLSHQLMLYRDQTNAMMFNVLDSHDTARIMTLANEDDQLVRQTLAFTFLQPGSPSIYYGTEYGMTGGNDPDCRKPMNWYPDAKAMAMHDFVRDLIKWRKEHWQLIAQGTIELTALNDNQGVVIKRRLNNQQLIAVFNTSSEPLQVTLAPFFAQGFSNGILLPKGFAVAALSE encoded by the coding sequence ATGAACTTTGCTGGAGTCTATCATCGGCCAGAAAGCGAAATGGCCTATCTTTATACTAAAGATATCATGCATATTCGTTTGAAAACGGCTAAAGATGATATTGCTGGTGTCAGTCTATTGCACGGTGATCCATACAGCCTGCGCAGCCGACCGGACCTACCAAAATTTTATACGCAGCCGACGCCAATGAAAAAGATTCATACCGATGAGCTGTTTGACTATTGGCAATTAGCCGTAACTGAGCCTAAGAAACGTTTAGCCTATGCCTTTGAACTGATTGATCAGTCTAACAATTGTTTTATCTATTCTGATCAGGGATTTATCCAGCCGACCGACCAAAGGAAGCTGAACGATGCCAATACTTATTTTCGCATGCCTTATTTTCAAGATATTGATGCTTTTCACGCACCAAAATGGGTCGAGCAGACGGTTTGGTATCAGATTTTTCCAGAGCGCTTTGCCAATGGTGATTCAACCAACGACCCTCAAGATACCAAACCTTGGAATCCCAACGAGCATCCAAGACGACAAGACTTTTATGGTGGTGATCTGCAAGGTGTTATCAATCATCTGGATTATCTTAAACAGCTAGGCGTTAATGGCTTGTACTTTAATCCAATCTTTAAGGCACCTTCTAATCATAAGTATGACACGCAAGATTATTATCAAATTGATCCACATTTTGGTGATGCTAAGCTGTTTAAGAAACTGGTTGAGCAGGCACATCAAAGAGGGATACGCGTTATGCTGGATGCCGTTTTTAATCATATTGGTGATCAATCGCCTATGTGGCAAGACGTTTTGAAAAATGGCCAGGATTCAAAGTATGCCGACTGGTTTCATATCAATCGTTTCCCAGTTACCTATACACCGACGGACAACTTTGAATTTGCCAAGGATGCAACCTACGACACGTTTGACTACACGCCACATATGCCAAAACTTAATACGGCCAATCCCAAGGTACAGGACTGGCTTTTAGATATTGCGGGCTATTGGGTGCGTGAATTTGATATTGATGCCTGGAGGCTGGACGTTGCCAATGAGATTGACCATCACTTTTGGCGTCGTTTCCATAATGAGATGCTGACACTCAAAGATGATTTTTATATTCTGGGGGAGATCTGGCATTCTGCACAGCCATGGCTCAATGGCGATGAGTTTACCGGTGTGATGAACTATGACTATACTGGAGCGATTATTAATCATTTCATCAAACACGAGCTGAGCAGCCAAGGACTGGTTGATCGTTTAAGTCATCAATTAATGCTTTATCGCGATCAGACTAATGCCATGATGTTTAATGTGCTTGATTCGCATGATACGGCTCGTATTATGACCTTAGCCAACGAAGATGATCAGCTGGTCAGACAGACACTGGCATTTACGTTTCTACAGCCGGGGAGTCCATCAATTTATTACGGTACCGAATATGGGATGACGGGGGGCAATGATCCGGATTGTCGCAAGCCGATGAACTGGTACCCCGATGCAAAAGCGATGGCAATGCATGATTTTGTTCGTGATTTGATTAAATGGCGAAAAGAACACTGGCAGCTGATAGCACAGGGCACGATTGAACTGACTGCCTTAAATGACAATCAAGGTGTAGTTATCAAGCGCAGACTCAATAATCAGCAATTGATAGCAGTTTTTAATACCAGTAGCGAGCCATTGCAAGTTACGCTTGCGCCATTTTTTGCTCAGGGCTTTTCAAACGGCATACTTTTGCCAAAAGGGTTTGCTGTGGCGGCACTGTCAGAATAA
- a CDS encoding family 43 glycosylhydrolase, producing MTEIQNPIIPGMAPDPSIIRVGEDYYIATSTFHWNPGIQIFHSKDLVNWDLLTHVLQHGEVNLRGTNTPAGIWAPHLSYDEKNGLFWLAYCHMQNMAGREFNSESYAMYAKDITGPWSEPIYLTSIGFDPSLYHDEDGHHYLSILEWETRLGYQAPGHLVIAEADLENGGIKGNWHRVSTGFTTRGCVEAPQIYKHDGWFYLLAASGGTGYGHGIEIGRAKHVFGPYEPNPTGEPIITSSPRHLFSLGDPDAGHFEMYNPHSIMQKAGHGSLVETPNHEFYIAHLMSRPLPGTTLNPLGRETSLQKVIWNEDGWLEMADGSNLAKMSTPAPAGITNSRNQEFDDVFDDFKGDAYNLKFMTPYHEQNASWVGIVDNQLMIKGANSLFSQVSPSIMATRATSLDYSLQTKVTFDPVHYSQTAGAGLYYDSNNWLYASLHLDDKEQKLVLGIIQAKLGEKIDYVYDQVEVPGNSAEIKINYHLGTAQIYCRFNENDEWIKVGKDFDVSYLSDEGVNGEPGEIGGFTGLFNFIGSVDAYQHDSAAAFDYYQVKNGEK from the coding sequence ATGACTGAAATTCAAAATCCAATCATCCCTGGAATGGCTCCGGATCCATCAATTATTCGTGTAGGTGAAGATTATTACATTGCAACCTCCACATTCCACTGGAATCCAGGCATTCAGATTTTTCATTCCAAAGATTTGGTCAACTGGGATCTTTTAACCCACGTTCTGCAGCATGGTGAGGTTAACCTGCGCGGAACCAATACGCCAGCCGGCATCTGGGCTCCGCACCTGTCCTACGATGAAAAAAACGGCCTGTTTTGGCTGGCATACTGTCATATGCAGAATATGGCCGGTCGTGAGTTTAATTCTGAATCCTACGCCATGTATGCCAAAGATATTACTGGTCCTTGGTCAGAACCAATCTATTTGACCTCAATTGGTTTTGATCCATCCCTTTACCACGATGAAGATGGTCATCACTATCTTTCCATTCTGGAATGGGAAACACGTTTGGGCTATCAGGCACCCGGCCATCTGGTAATTGCCGAGGCTGATCTTGAAAATGGTGGCATCAAAGGGAATTGGCATCGCGTCTCGACTGGCTTCACCACGCGTGGCTGCGTTGAGGCTCCCCAGATCTACAAACATGACGGCTGGTTTTATCTGCTGGCGGCTTCTGGCGGTACCGGCTATGGGCATGGTATCGAGATCGGTCGCGCAAAGCACGTTTTTGGACCATATGAGCCAAACCCAACCGGCGAGCCAATCATTACCTCATCGCCACGCCATCTGTTCTCATTGGGTGATCCAGATGCTGGTCACTTCGAGATGTATAATCCACACTCGATCATGCAAAAAGCTGGGCATGGTTCGTTGGTTGAAACACCTAACCATGAATTCTACATTGCTCATCTAATGTCACGCCCGCTGCCTGGTACAACCTTAAATCCACTGGGACGCGAAACCTCACTGCAAAAAGTCATTTGGAATGAAGATGGCTGGCTTGAGATGGCGGATGGCTCCAATCTGGCAAAGATGTCAACTCCAGCACCTGCTGGCATAACCAATTCTCGTAATCAAGAGTTTGATGACGTCTTTGACGATTTTAAAGGCGACGCCTACAATCTTAAGTTTATGACTCCTTACCATGAACAAAATGCTTCCTGGGTCGGTATCGTAGACAATCAGCTCATGATCAAGGGTGCAAATTCTCTTTTCTCGCAAGTTAGCCCTTCAATCATGGCCACGCGCGCTACTTCACTTGACTACTCACTGCAAACCAAAGTGACATTTGATCCTGTTCATTATTCACAGACTGCTGGGGCTGGACTGTACTATGATTCCAATAACTGGCTGTACGCAAGTCTGCATCTGGATGATAAGGAACAAAAGCTGGTATTGGGCATCATTCAAGCCAAACTAGGTGAAAAGATTGATTATGTCTATGATCAAGTCGAGGTTCCTGGCAATAGTGCTGAAATCAAGATTAACTATCACCTGGGGACGGCTCAGATTTACTGCCGCTTTAACGAAAACGATGAATGGATCAAAGTTGGCAAAGACTTTGACGTCAGCTATCTATCTGATGAAGGCGTCAATGGCGAGCCCGGCGAAATTGGCGGTTTTACCGGCCTGTTCAACTTTATCGGCAGTGTCGATGCCTACCAGCATGATTCAGCAGCTGCTTTCGACTACTATCAGGTTAAAAATGGGGAGAAGTAA
- a CDS encoding MFS transporter → MSKKATVSIKRLVPGLIIGPASWLGPYIVMNSLFLPAMLQQLDPAKKVQLVALFSTMGMIVAAISNMIAGALSDRTKSRFGKRTPWIMGGALAFMLSMIGASFAQNVTMLLIAWMIGQAALNFIVAPMVAWLDLAPENQKGTASSAYGGLGMALGNNGFNVVGAMFLSQFRLGFIIFGIVEFIGTLIAVLIVHEPSSLDAVDDQKPEAKEKFSFKDIKNVFPGWSVGRDYYLAFIGKMFQGVGNFAITGYILYIMTDFLKRGSQTQSSIQLINTIMLIFGILMGLFAGPVSDKLKVLKLPVGFSTIFLALGAASLYFMHSTVGIAIYALCAGIGMGLWNALDNLLNLEVIPDPDRVAFFLGVYNLGNTLTQAIAPVIAAAAISVFGFSSIFLISFVFSIIGGLCVLSIKTVKR, encoded by the coding sequence ATGAGTAAAAAAGCAACCGTTTCAATCAAACGACTGGTTCCCGGTCTGATTATCGGTCCTGCCAGCTGGCTGGGACCATACATTGTCATGAATAGTCTATTTCTGCCAGCCATGTTGCAACAATTGGATCCAGCCAAAAAGGTGCAGCTGGTCGCCCTTTTCTCAACGATGGGGATGATTGTTGCCGCTATTTCGAATATGATTGCTGGGGCCTTATCCGACCGTACCAAGTCACGTTTTGGTAAGCGGACACCATGGATTATGGGTGGTGCGTTGGCCTTCATGCTGTCAATGATTGGTGCCTCATTTGCCCAGAACGTTACGATGCTGCTGATTGCATGGATGATTGGTCAAGCAGCCTTGAATTTCATCGTTGCGCCAATGGTTGCCTGGCTGGATCTGGCTCCTGAAAACCAGAAAGGGACCGCTTCCTCTGCTTATGGTGGACTGGGGATGGCACTTGGGAATAACGGTTTTAACGTGGTTGGTGCCATGTTCCTTAGCCAGTTCCGACTGGGATTCATCATCTTTGGGATCGTTGAATTTATCGGTACCTTGATTGCAGTATTGATCGTTCATGAGCCATCCAGTCTTGATGCTGTTGATGATCAAAAACCAGAAGCCAAGGAGAAATTCTCCTTCAAAGATATCAAAAACGTTTTTCCTGGCTGGTCGGTTGGTCGCGACTACTACCTGGCCTTTATCGGTAAGATGTTCCAAGGGGTCGGCAACTTTGCAATTACTGGCTACATTCTCTACATTATGACTGACTTTTTGAAGCGGGGATCACAAACCCAATCTTCTATTCAATTGATCAACACGATTATGCTGATTTTCGGGATCTTGATGGGTCTCTTTGCTGGTCCGGTTTCTGATAAGCTTAAAGTATTGAAGTTACCGGTTGGTTTTTCGACCATCTTCTTGGCACTTGGCGCAGCATCCCTTTATTTCATGCACTCAACTGTGGGGATTGCAATCTACGCCTTATGTGCTGGTATCGGGATGGGGCTGTGGAACGCCTTGGACAACCTGCTGAACTTGGAAGTAATTCCTGACCCAGATCGCGTTGCCTTTTTCTTAGGTGTCTACAACTTGGGTAACACGCTGACGCAGGCTATTGCTCCAGTCATTGCCGCTGCTGCAATTTCGGTATTTGGCTTCTCAAGCATCTTCTTGATTTCATTTGTCTTTTCTATCATTGGTGGACTCTGCGTATTGTCCATCAAGACCGTTAAGCGTTAA
- a CDS encoding transposase, with the protein MKSMAQLEYHYGLKVRIYPSDYQKQIIKVNSDASRFIYNEMVAIGKELWQLNRIKLSIDTVQDRIQQLKLRQNAKQMSNHFQFLEDKRIDSLAKANAIQNYHKAWNAFRKVHEAGVPKFHRKSYAWRYQTNCQYPKQKTARLDNGTVCFEDRKHIVVPKLGRLRIKGAQQRLLDRQGETRIGTVTISKDAADRFFLSLQLGSDTPFVSKLSRTNRQIGIDLNTENFLTVSDGRTIANPRYYRTIKGKLAKAQRTLSRRQRRAKKEQRSLRESKNYQKQRLLVAKIHARVFDRRHDFLQRTSTALIKNQDLVVAEELRSKNLLKNHALAMSISDVGWRSFLGMLSYKADLYDRQFITVSPKNTTQTCHDCGFVMGSDGTEKLTLADREWICPKCHVHHIRDYNAALNILKKGLQKQQKA; encoded by the coding sequence ATGAAGTCAATGGCACAATTGGAATACCATTATGGATTGAAGGTTCGCATCTATCCGAGTGATTACCAGAAACAAATAATCAAGGTTAACAGCGATGCCAGTCGTTTCATCTATAATGAGATGGTTGCGATCGGTAAAGAACTCTGGCAATTAAACCGAATCAAACTGTCGATTGATACGGTTCAGGATCGGATCCAACAGCTAAAGCTTCGTCAAAACGCTAAGCAGATGTCAAATCATTTCCAGTTTTTGGAAGATAAGCGCATTGACAGTCTTGCTAAGGCTAATGCAATTCAAAACTATCACAAGGCTTGGAACGCTTTTCGCAAGGTTCATGAAGCCGGTGTGCCAAAATTTCATCGTAAAAGCTATGCCTGGCGATACCAGACCAACTGTCAATATCCAAAGCAAAAGACAGCCCGGCTAGACAACGGTACCGTCTGCTTTGAAGACCGCAAACATATTGTGGTGCCTAAACTAGGACGTTTGCGGATCAAAGGCGCTCAGCAGCGACTATTGGATCGTCAAGGCGAAACACGCATTGGTACGGTGACCATTTCCAAAGATGCTGCCGATCGATTCTTTTTGTCGCTGCAATTAGGTTCCGATACACCGTTTGTTTCTAAGCTTAGCCGTACTAATCGGCAAATTGGCATTGACCTAAACACAGAAAACTTTCTGACTGTCAGTGATGGTCGAACCATCGCTAACCCACGCTACTATCGAACAATCAAGGGAAAATTAGCTAAAGCACAGCGCACTCTTTCACGCCGCCAGCGCCGGGCTAAAAAAGAGCAGCGTTCCTTGCGAGAAAGCAAAAACTACCAGAAGCAGCGTTTGTTAGTCGCTAAGATCCATGCACGGGTATTTGACCGCCGCCATGATTTTCTCCAGCGCACGTCTACAGCACTGATCAAGAACCAAGATCTCGTTGTAGCCGAAGAATTGAGGAGTAAGAATCTACTAAAAAATCATGCCTTGGCAATGAGCATCAGTGATGTTGGCTGGCGGTCTTTCTTGGGGATGTTGTCATACAAAGCCGACCTCTATGACCGTCAATTTATCACGGTCAGCCCTAAAAACACGACCCAAACCTGTCATGACTGCGGTTTTGTAATGGGAAGTGACGGGACCGAAAAGCTGACACTGGCAGATCGTGAATGGATATGTCCAAAATGCCATGTTCATCATATCCGTGATTACAATGCAGCACTAAATATTCTTAAAAAAGGACTCCAGAAACAACAAAAAGCCTAG
- a CDS encoding MATE family efflux transporter: MDEEATRPSHQLNMLEGGIFGKMCKVAIPIALMSTLQQLFNATDMAVAGRFASSNAMAAVGSNAPVINIVVMLFTGLSIGSNVLIAGLVGAGKKERVNAAMHTGFSVALISGLIMLTVGCLIAKPILGLLDTPASIMPLAVSYLKLYFLGMPFLMIYDFGNAVLRAVGDTKRPLFCLMFSGMVNVVLNLILVIGFQMSSDGTAIATTIANAVSAALIYRLLVKETGMLHFDWKKLALNRTYLKRIIAIGGPAGLQGMIFSISNIVIQAAINHFGAACVAGNSAGLNFEYISYFFVNGFAQATVTFISQNYAAHQYQRCRRIARVAMVSAILFTTVVSTTFYLFRYPLVDDIFSTNSAVVHYAIIRITFIALLEPLTATYEIAGGSLRGIGHSMAPAVITLVGCCILRVVYIAVMLPHFTSFTQVALIYPVTWIITGTAVMLLYESVTRKAYVTEKPAVAPDPEMQLMPHH; the protein is encoded by the coding sequence ATGGACGAAGAAGCGACGAGACCTTCTCACCAACTCAACATGCTTGAGGGTGGCATCTTCGGTAAAATGTGTAAAGTAGCGATTCCAATTGCTTTAATGAGTACTTTGCAGCAGCTGTTTAACGCGACTGATATGGCGGTAGCTGGGCGTTTTGCCTCAAGTAATGCCATGGCTGCGGTAGGTTCCAATGCGCCAGTCATTAATATCGTGGTGATGCTGTTTACAGGACTTTCAATCGGTTCAAACGTATTGATTGCTGGTTTGGTTGGTGCAGGCAAGAAAGAACGAGTCAACGCGGCGATGCATACTGGTTTTTCGGTGGCATTGATCAGTGGGCTGATTATGCTGACGGTCGGCTGCCTGATTGCCAAGCCGATTTTAGGTCTGCTTGATACACCAGCCAGTATTATGCCGTTAGCGGTCAGCTATTTAAAACTGTACTTTCTTGGTATGCCGTTTTTAATGATTTATGATTTTGGCAATGCAGTTTTAAGAGCAGTTGGTGATACCAAGCGACCTTTGTTTTGTTTAATGTTTTCGGGAATGGTCAATGTGGTTTTGAATCTGATTTTGGTAATCGGTTTTCAGATGAGTTCAGATGGAACGGCGATTGCCACGACCATTGCCAATGCAGTCAGCGCGGCTTTAATCTATCGTCTCTTGGTTAAGGAAACCGGTATGCTGCACTTTGATTGGAAAAAGCTGGCATTAAATCGTACCTATCTGAAACGAATCATTGCAATTGGGGGACCAGCTGGCCTGCAGGGAATGATTTTCTCAATATCCAATATTGTTATTCAGGCAGCCATCAACCATTTTGGCGCGGCATGTGTGGCTGGTAATTCGGCTGGTTTGAATTTTGAATATATCAGCTATTTCTTTGTTAATGGTTTTGCCCAGGCAACGGTTACTTTTATCAGTCAAAACTATGCAGCACATCAATATCAGCGTTGTCGCAGAATTGCTCGAGTCGCAATGGTTAGCGCCATTTTATTTACGACAGTCGTTTCAACCACGTTTTATCTGTTCCGCTATCCATTGGTTGATGATATCTTCTCAACCAATTCGGCAGTCGTCCATTATGCAATTATTCGGATTACCTTTATCGCGCTGTTAGAACCGTTAACGGCAACTTATGAGATTGCTGGCGGTAGTCTGCGCGGAATTGGTCATTCAATGGCACCAGCCGTTATTACGCTGGTAGGCTGCTGCATTTTGCGGGTTGTTTATATTGCTGTCATGCTGCCGCATTTCACGAGCTTTACTCAAGTGGCGCTGATTTATCCGGTTACCTGGATCATTACTGGAACGGCAGTAATGCTTTTATATGAATCAGTGACGCGCAAAGCTTACGTGACAGAGAAGCCAGCAGTTGCTCCCGATCCTGAGATGCAATTGATGCCTCATCATTAA
- a CDS encoding AraC family transcriptional regulator has product MSSSHHEYVVSNLPLGVRFYQSDVTTSGYVPFHWHNSIEVLLVLNGELTVTMNRKTTSITNNEFIIISSGVIHDVRNTPNQALVLQIPLQILDPYVAKPEEILFDMSRPISTKLKKQIIAQLLKINQAVYEKPAGYLFDAEIALTEFLKLIVLNLGEEGKNVFSNVGSNLKNLLVYIDSHYREEISIQQMARQSGYNASYLSRLFKKNMGITLTEYIYEIRLSRFYDDLLETDKPINELMDRHGLTNRRTSREQFKKMYGILPHEVRKNRSR; this is encoded by the coding sequence ATGAGCAGCAGTCATCATGAATACGTTGTCAGCAATCTGCCATTAGGAGTACGTTTTTATCAATCGGACGTTACGACTTCCGGTTACGTACCTTTTCATTGGCATAACAGCATTGAGGTGCTATTAGTACTGAATGGTGAGTTGACAGTAACCATGAACCGAAAAACCACCAGTATTACCAATAATGAGTTTATTATCATTTCATCAGGGGTCATTCATGATGTCAGAAATACGCCCAATCAAGCCTTGGTTTTGCAGATACCGCTTCAGATTCTTGATCCATACGTTGCCAAGCCAGAAGAGATCCTATTTGATATGAGTCGTCCAATCAGTACTAAACTGAAAAAACAGATCATTGCTCAGCTATTAAAGATTAATCAGGCAGTTTATGAAAAGCCGGCTGGTTACCTGTTTGATGCCGAGATTGCCCTAACCGAATTTTTAAAGCTGATCGTTCTGAATCTTGGAGAAGAGGGAAAAAACGTTTTTTCAAATGTTGGCAGCAATCTTAAGAACTTGTTGGTCTATATTGACAGTCATTATCGAGAAGAAATCTCAATTCAGCAAATGGCCAGACAGTCAGGCTATAATGCTTCTTACCTGTCGCGACTGTTTAAGAAAAATATGGGAATCACACTGACTGAATATATTTATGAGATTCGCTTGAGCCGTTTTTATGATGACCTGCTCGAAACCGATAAGCCAATCAATGAATTGATGGATCGACATGGCTTGACCAACCGACGGACCAGTCGTGAACAGTTCAAAAAAATGTATGGAATCTTGCCACATGAGGTTCGCAAAAACAGATCCAGGTAA
- the bsh gene encoding choloylglycine hydrolase produces MCTAATYTAGDHYFGRNLDLELSYGEKVTITPRNFPLTFRKMPTLEHHYALIGMATTVDNYPLYFDATNEKGLSMAGLNYPGNADYKPYAEGKDNVSPFEFVSWILGQCATLAEAKVLLDKINLVKIDFSEQLPLSPLHWLMAETASEKTLTIECDRDGLHVYDNPVGVLTNNPQFDKQLFNLNNYQFLSPQQPENKFSQDLELDNYSRGLGTRGLPGGMDSMSRFVKVAFTKLNAPKGETENENVGNFFHILHSVEQQKNLDGVENNQFEFTIYSSCVNADRGIYYYTTYDNNQINAVDMHKVDLDGRELIDYDLVNEQNINWQN; encoded by the coding sequence ATGTGTACTGCAGCAACCTATACTGCTGGTGACCACTATTTTGGTCGGAATTTGGATCTGGAATTGTCTTATGGTGAAAAGGTTACGATCACGCCGCGTAATTTTCCGCTGACTTTCCGTAAGATGCCAACGCTTGAACATCACTATGCCCTGATCGGTATGGCAACGACGGTCGACAACTATCCCCTTTATTTTGACGCTACTAATGAAAAAGGCTTGAGCATGGCTGGCTTAAACTACCCAGGCAATGCCGACTACAAGCCATATGCAGAAGGCAAGGACAACGTATCGCCATTTGAATTCGTATCATGGATTCTGGGTCAATGCGCAACGCTGGCTGAAGCTAAGGTTTTGCTGGATAAGATCAACCTGGTTAAGATCGACTTTAGCGAACAGCTGCCGCTTTCACCGCTGCACTGGCTGATGGCTGAAACGGCCTCTGAAAAGACTTTAACGATTGAATGCGATCGTGATGGCCTGCATGTCTATGACAATCCAGTTGGCGTCTTGACCAACAATCCTCAATTCGACAAGCAGTTGTTCAACTTGAACAACTACCAGTTCTTGAGCCCTCAGCAGCCAGAAAACAAGTTCAGCCAAGACCTTGAGCTCGACAACTACAGCCGTGGTCTGGGAACGCGGGGCCTGCCTGGCGGGATGGACTCAATGTCGCGCTTTGTCAAGGTTGCCTTTACCAAGCTTAACGCGCCTAAGGGAGAAACCGAAAATGAAAACGTCGGCAACTTCTTCCACATTCTGCACTCGGTTGAACAGCAAAAGAACCTGGATGGCGTCGAGAATAATCAATTTGAATTTACGATCTATTCATCTTGTGTCAATGCCGACCGTGGTATCTATTACTACACCACCTACGACAACAATCAGATCAATGCCGTTGACATGCACAAGGTTGACTTGGATGGCCGGGAATTGATTGATTATGATCTGGTAAACGAACAAAACATCAACTGGCAAAACTAA
- a CDS encoding phosphatidylglycerophosphatase A, whose translation MLTKDFKYPDTKAHEFVITRLKERGVDLHQLAKIAFDLQQQFIPELTEADCYEELLNVMHKRELLNNAMVALELDRLAEENQIKEPLLSIIRKDAGVFGVDEALALQISDIYGTIGATNFGYLDRVKYGIIKSFDTDENHINTFIDDLLGAIVAAVCGKIAHKYA comes from the coding sequence TTGCTGACAAAAGATTTTAAATATCCAGATACCAAGGCCCATGAATTTGTAATTACGCGCTTAAAAGAACGCGGCGTTGATCTGCATCAGCTGGCCAAGATTGCTTTTGACCTGCAGCAGCAGTTTATTCCTGAATTAACGGAAGCCGACTGCTATGAGGAGCTGCTCAACGTCATGCACAAACGCGAGCTGCTCAATAATGCCATGGTGGCACTGGAACTGGATCGCCTGGCTGAAGAAAATCAAATCAAAGAACCGCTGCTTTCAATCATCAGAAAAGATGCCGGTGTTTTTGGCGTTGATGAGGCTTTGGCGCTGCAGATCTCTGATATCTATGGCACGATCGGCGCAACGAACTTCGGCTATCTGGACCGGGTCAAATACGGCATCATCAAAAGCTTTGATACCGATGAAAACCACATCAACACGTTTATTGATGATCTATTGGGCGCGATCGTGGCAGCAGTCTGCGGCAAGATTGCCCATAAATATGCCTAG